From the genome of Primulina huaijiensis isolate GDHJ02 chromosome 11, ASM1229523v2, whole genome shotgun sequence:
ACATAATACAGCTGATTGTCATAGTTATGTACCGTTTTTTGGATTTCTTTAAGATCTCCGGATAGCTTAGAGAAAATCGAGACTATTTCTAAGAAcctattattttgaatcataagtttaccttagGATTTCGATTTATTCCTGTTTGCTTCTTATGTCTAACCTTGGTTAGCTTTTCTTGGTAATATTTCAAAGTATTGGAATAAGTCATACAAATATTTAATCTCAAATATATGTTCGGATCCataattttttgagaaaatcacctcctcaaatatttaattaaacaataataatattatcgtatgcttgaaattattttaactcGACTCTGATACTATTTTTGGCTCATTTATAAaatcaatgatattttttatcatacGACAACCAGGTAGGTTTTTTACTTTCTTACTTCGGATACCGGATACCCATTTCCTTTAACCTGGCTTGAAAGCGCCCCGATTGACATCAATTCATGAATCATAAAATGCCTTGAACGTAGCATTTATAGTATAAGCTAGCGCCTTGAACTCAGATATAACTACCTTTCGGATATGAGGATACTCGAAAACCTGGATCTCAAGAAAGACTTGCTCAGACGCCTCTTGACCTTCTTTCcttttattttgtgaaattttaagagttcaaaataaaattttatttgctaGGGAGcaaatcataaaataaacttgaaTTGAGATTAATTTTTAAGTACCATgacataaatttaaataattttaatgcaTTTATCTCACAAGAAACAAATCGTTTTTTGATTCTTCGAATTAACCAGACTCGGCAACATCGCATTTTGGTTTATCTTAGAAGTCTTAATAGTACGAGACATCGCCGCTGCCGGCGTCATGTCCTAAATCGGTTCCTCCATAGTCACCGTCGACGTAAAAACTTCCATCGGGCGTTCCTGCACCGCCTCCGGTAGCATCCACAACACCTCCTCCAGCGCCAACACTACCTCCGCCGGCGGTTCCGTCGCCACCCATAAATCCCTGTATCATAGCCTGTGCCGTCGCCTGAGAAATGCCGCTGGCTATACCATTCGCCACATTTCCCAAGATTTGGTTCCCCGATCCATTGGGAGGCGTAGCAGGCCCATAGGTAGCTGGTTGACCAAAATTGTTATATGGCACGGAGCTCATCGGAGTCACCGCCGCCGGATACGGTTGCCCCATTGCCGCCGCAGAGTACGGGGTTGTGACGAATTGATTCTGCGGGTTCCCCATGCTGGCAGAATGATGTGGCGGCCTCGCAACACCATGAACTCCCGTATTGTGCGTGTACATGTTTGGACGATCGGAGATCGATCTCGGTAAATTGTGTTGCGGAGATTGTGGGATCATCTGATGCTTGTGAGGCGTGGAACTCGGTATCTTCGCCACGCAAGTCAAATGAACATCAAACTCACATGAGTTACAACGATAAAGCCATGTTTTCGACCCAACCCTCTTGCAAATATCGCAAGAAAACGCGTTTCCCGCGTAAGGAGCAGAGAAGGTCATCGACAGTTGATGCTGGTGGCAGTTATGAGTCAAAATCATCGGCAGACTCGCGCAGATCGAGTGCAGGTCAGTGCCGCAAGGGCTGCAATGGTACGAGAAACCATCGCCCTGTATCCCGCAGGCATCGCACTTGAAAACTCCTTCCGGGTAGACGGGCGTTGGCTGCAGAGAAAGAACATGGGCCTGGTCGAATCCGTGCTTGATCTTCTGAGGCAAATCGTAGCATTTCTTGTGGAGGGTGAAACTGCACACTGTGCAGGAGTAAGCGGCGCCGGAGGCCTCGAGTTTGCAGGCGGAGCATTGAGAAACTGAGGTGTTTGAGATCTTTAAGGCGTGTGGGTGGCTGAAATGGGTGAGTACCGGCGCAGTTTGATTGGATTGTTGGAAGTTTGGATTCCCCATTTGTGTAGATTTGAGGTTCATTTGTAGATGTCTGAATTTGGGATCGAGTGAATTAATATATAAGGATTAAGTCGCAGATTTGTGAGCTGGTTTTCTTGATATAGACGAAGTCAACCTTGATCCTTAATTATGGTTTGGTTTGGTCACGCGGCTGAGTTAGATAGAGAGGCGCATTGAAGTTTTGCTTGTCGTTGTCATTACAATTCACAGGAAGTCGTTGCATAGTATATTTACCGTTAATCTCCGTACATGTACAATGTACTAAATACacaattttggttttttaaattatttttaacctAAAAGAAGAGGGTTATTTTAGGCATAATACATTTGGTAATTCAGGTAGACACTTACGTAGAATTTTGGAAATTATGAACAGTTGAGTCGTTGTTAtgattgatatatataattattacatTATTAATCATTTAACACAATAAGATTTGTTACcaaattaaatcttaaatcttTCCAATAATCAAGATTAAGTGAAAGACCAAAACCCTTTTTTGATCAACTTACAAGATGGTCCGGAATTTTcccattaattatttatataccTGGCTGTCCGAGATAACATCTCATATTAAACATCAAATTTTTGCTAGATGTTGACGAACGTCTCAGGGCGCCTATGAGTGTCCTCTCAAATGTTCAACatatcaaaatcatataataataatagatttgTAAAGTTTAGATGTGCAAAATTCTATCTTGATAAATTTATGAtctttttgacataaaaatgtCTCATCATGATCACATTCAATTTAAACTTATTCGATGATGATAACGATTTGCCTATAAATAGTGATGTTTGTGGTCCATAATCACACGGACCTAAAAGTTATTCAACACTATCTATAATAAAGTTTAGAGTTCTTGGAAGACTATCAAACATTTAGAAGATATTCAAGACGTATTTTAAACTTAATGACTGAATGTAACATTCGATCCATTTTTCGCATTCAGTATCATATAACTAACTTTGAAACATGAATATATTTCTTACATTTGATATCATAAAAAGTTTTACCTCTGCTTAATAAggttaaacaatttaaaaaaaatccaattttattaagtttcgtgctatttttagaaaatcaacaaaattggaCAAAGAACCCTAGATTTCAAATCATCGCAATCGGTCGTCGTACGAAACTCTGATCTTGCGTCGTTAAGGATACTGGCTGAAATCCCACGTAGAGGCGATCAATTCCGCTGCTACCCTAAGCATAATGTCAACGAACTGGCCGGAGAATTGCGCCTTTATTGTGTGCAGTTTTCTGCTTCAGATCTGGTCGATGATTGTTCGATTTCCGACCATTTGAGGGGCGAAGATTAGGGTGAAAGGTCATCCAAGATGAGCCCGCCATGATGTTTGGCCTGAATTTCGCAAATCCGATCTCgttatgcaatttaaataaatatattcgtCGGCCGACAACAATGGTTCGCCAGGTTCGGGAGTCCATGGGCTGTCTTCAGCCATCATCAATTTGATCGGATGAGGAGTCAGGGTAGCGATTGAACTAAGCTAAGGTTGGGTTTCAAAAtcaagggttttttttttggcaaattgtgagttttttttattttagggCCTGTTTGGCTACTAttctaaaattttgaacttttagAAATCCTATCTTTCCAAAATtatgcatatttgcatgttaagaaatattttggatgttatgtgtcaaatattttgatttatttcgtTTTCGGGCatgtaatttaatattatgctaaaaaaattatttacatgcaAATAAAGAACttgttcattttaaattatatttggttccataatttttattacaaattaaattaaattttgacttataaaaatccataatatagataattaattcaaataataattataatgttACATGAAAACATGATATGAGAGATTTCTTACCGGTTTAAATTGTCTTGACTAACCACTTATTTCCTGAGGATCGTTGCTCTGTATAAGGATTTACGTATTTAAAAGGCATAGTCCTAACTATCTTTCCGGAGCATTTTTGGAAGTTACAATTATTGGCTATGACATAAGGAAACACGAATCACCTGCCATAACTGAAGCCAGCAAACCTGATGAGGTTGACCTTTATGAAAGGTGAGAGCGATCTAATCGTCTTTGTGTTATGTTTACAAAGTTTAAAATCTCTGCTGTAATTCATGGTTCGATTGAGGGGCATTAAAAAGTAAAGGACCTACTTAATAAATTTAACGAAAAGTTTACAATTTAGACAAGGTCCTTTCCAGCACCATGATAATGAAGTTCTCGTCATTAATGTTCACGAGTGTGAAAAGTGTGCGAGCGCACATCATGAAGATGAGTGATATAGTAGCTCTGAAAAAATTTGAGGTGGAAGTACCTTAAAACTTTATTGTGCACATaattttatgcactcttccatATCAACAAAGACcctttaaaattttttgcaaCAAACATATGGAAAAATGGTCAATCAAAGAGTTGATAACCATGTGTGTTCAAAAGAAAGAAGGTAATTGATAGAAAAAATGATAATGTGTCTGACTACATAAGAAAAGTCTACAAAACAAGTCAAAGTcaaggaaaaagaaaatttcaccCAGACATAATATCAAAAAGAATTCAAGTGTTTCTTAGGTCAAAAAGGCAAAACATTTGAACAAGGATTGCACTAAATTTAAGAATTgacttggaaaaaaaaaagatattcctacttcattagtttgttatgaatttaatatggtTAATGCGATTTATATCCATTGGTAaattgattctggttctacaatccatatcacaaatattttttatatgcaaAGCGCTCCAATATAAAGTGAGCGGATATGTATTCGGGAAACATGATAATTCACATGTGGAGGCAATTGAGACATACGTTCACATGTGGAGGCAATTAACCACGATAGGGTTTTGGTCCTTAACTAAGTTGAGATTTGATTTTATACAATTAAATTGATTTCTTTTGCACATCTAGTCccattttcaaacacgaataatttgttttagttaaatatattgatttttatgcaCATTTAATCCAACTATGTCTTGATATTATCCAACATCATTTCAATAATTCGAAAAAACTTGGACTAAATATAAAAAGACAATTTATAGTgttaaaacaaattttcattcatttcttcctctacttataattaaaatacataaaaaaattacttcatattcaaactattttttaagatattatttaatttttttgacacACGATTCTAAAACTCAGGTTACACTTGCTAACTATGGGTACATTGCTCAATGTCAAAGATTCATGTATTATGTATGGATTAATGGCTCAAGATTGAATAAATCACATGTAAAACAAAGTTGTTTTATttgatggcaaaaacttgtgtgagacggtctcacgggtcgtattttgtgagacagatctttatttgggttatccatgaaaaagtattactttttatgctaagagtattactttttattgtgaatattggtaggcttgacccgtctcacatattaggatccgtgagacggtctcacatgagactcactcttatTTGATTATGTCTCTTGTCACATATCTATATCTATGAGATTGATCGATTCGATCTATATAtgcaataaaaagtaataatttttacatgaaatataatatttttattaggtcattgagataaaatttaaatctaagtttcgGTAAATAAAACCTAAACTTATCTGACTTACCCAAAATTAATGAATGCAAATCATCTAAATTGAAGTGACACACTGAAAGACATACTACTCTTGAAAGATCGTGTGCACACCtctccatgagcttcaataactcgtgttctaaaaatgtatacaccaatgaattaaatcgagtttggttataCAAACTAAgtggaaaatactcgaagtattaatctttcgttaagaaaactgattggttttatattttatgcaactgaataactgaaaagcgAGGGATCAGTTcttgtatatatataagttCAGTTATGGTTAAAAATGAACTGAAAAAttctctaactgatcaaatcaatttgagaacaatagttaaacaattAAATACACAAGCTATGTTTATaaatgttcggagacttcaactactcctacgtcaccccttctccCTCCTGGGGTATGacacactagaagactttgatttatacaagtccttgtacaaacccactcggCTTAGGACTTATtttactgcctaactgaactcctagcctagactgaaggaagcaccttccagccaacacttatttaacgtctgtgtgtcaaatactacatacacaagtttattgtctttgtgcaagactcattcagctattcaataagctcaactctctgtatttgtgagtgatagtatgtgcgtgtgtgagaactgaacaatgaatacaatgGAAAGATGTTCTTACACACTAAGGGAAATGAGCTTCTAAAATAAGCTAATATAACTTTGTAGTGATCCCTCTGGGCTTGATTGCTTCTAGTAAGCTGATATGAATTCAgtgtgccctttcttttctctcttgtttttcccacACCTTCTCACCGATcttcatcttctatttataggcggaaaactgatcgtacagttaGACTTTATAATTGTATcagttgcagcttgaatgcaaATTTGTGTCTCGGCTTTTCTGACAGTTATTTTGAAACATTTAGTTTTTAAGTGTtgctgcaacgttcattattgtaccttgatcgtacagtttattttgtatcgttgtgcgtagctggaatccacttggATAAGCTTGTTTTGATATGCAACTGATTGATTTCTAATTGATGCTcctaactgttcatctgaaccGATCTTTAGTTGggttggtgaaatcagttgactcatcATTTGAACtaatttcactctttcagttgaattgatcagctgtgctcttcatcagttgagcacttcatcagctggccgggcttttgaaggtcttctgctgaactgcctGTCAGTTGGACAATCAGATGAACTGATATTTGATACATCAGTTgtaactgattcagtttggacaatcaatTCGCTCTTTCAGTTTGTGTCTCGATAGCTTTAGTTTTGGCTCGGTAgttgatcagttcgaagcctgattAGTTTCAGCATCCTGAGCACTTcataaataacaagttttgttaacatcaaaatcaagatcgcgaacatgaaatattccaacaaCACTTATACAAGATGAAATGGACGGAACAAGTTGTGATGTCCAACTAAACTGATATGAAGAACATCTACTACAACTTATATGAAATCAAAATGTTCTAATATATTATGTAGTAGAACAGATCAGCTCACATACTGATTTGGCAAGTTTCTCTGAAGACAATAGATAGTTATCTCCGAGTATATTCCAAGCATTGTCAGCAAAGACAAAATAAAAGATCTTTAGTTACTCTTACTAGCTAGTTTCCATGAAATTTGAATTGACAGTTACTATTTTTAGAAACATGACAAGGACACGTGGCATCTTTTGCACAGTTTTGGGTTACTTTGAAAATATGTGAGTAGCATATCTATTTATTGATGTAGGGAACAACATATATAAAAAGAGATGCATCAGAATTGAAGAAGACTACTGTTACATTGAACATCATCAAGAATTCTCAAAATACTCAATATCTCTCAAGAAGATTTATCATATGTTGAAATTGCACACACACAAAGTTCTATCAGATGGATTAAGGATCATCTTGTGCACATTTTTCCCacgtatcattttttttttcacaagaTTTGTTGTACCGTGAGAATTTTTGTAACTGTCGGATGCATGTTTCTGGACATATTATGTTAAGAAAGAGTTACTAGGAGTTTCAGCTCAACAGGGTTGGTGAACCGAGCTGAAGTGTGTTGTACAAAGGGTttgataggctcataatagtttacatttttgttgtcatatatcTCATTGTTACCACTTTCAACGTCTTTATTTGACACagttttgtgtgattttattataGGAGGAAGTTTTCTGCTCTTGCGATAAATATGTGctaaaaatggtcattttatatcacaattaaagttttCGATATGATCTTAGTGGAAGACTTGaacagaaaaattcagaagtggTTTTTGGATAAGgtgtgatcacgccttgtgactACTCTTCAGCTGCCTAGGGAGAatcaaagaattttttttatcaaggaAGAATACTAGATAAagattttttccataaaaatacTCTATATTCTTGGAAGATATTTTCTAAGGATCTTTTAATTTTAGTGATTATGTTATAATTTTAGATTATTGggctttgatatttttttagacccaatttttccttttttgacTAACCTACCTCACGTACAGAGATATATTTTATGTTCTTTTGGGATTTGACTACTATTCACGAAAAAAGAGGCgcacaagaaaaaaaaagaaattggaAAAGAATTCTTCCTCCACAACACACGTGaagagaagaaagaaaaaaaggcgcaggattttctctcaacttttctcCAAGGCTTTAgtacttttcttttctttatttatttttatgaagatGGTAAACCGAGCCATgcttggataattttctagtaTGATTTAAGGGTTGTTTTTGGTGTTTAATTTATCACTGTAAGGTATTCgttcttaaatttaatattctttttattccaagtatttgtcgatttatgatttaattaaatgaaTACTTTATAtcgattaatctgacaatttaattcgatataaGATTTTTCACTGCTATCCATGAATTCAGTTATCTGTAATTGTCATGAACAATTGGTACATGAGTAGCGACAGATTaggtgtgttgtgctatcatagcatatttaatctaaataaatcaacaaaactcgatctatcaattgcagctatctcgattgttaaattttaggattaactgttttcacaaatcTAAAAGTTATCGTTAATTAAAATGGAACGCTATCGTACCCAGTTGgttattgataagttttgacGGGATGTTAAGTTCGGTCAATTAATTTagaaaaacacaagaatttttgcgattatccctataattctaaagttaattgcttggaacaacttgaataaattatttgttagccgatgaacattgatataattaaatagtagaattCTCTTGAATCAGATTTTTCTCGTTTTAAATTCTTCATTTATTCTAGTTgattaattatcatttaaatttattgtttttctttcttggataaatttagtttagtattttattaaattcatatctAAAAATCTCCacttttatttgcatatttacTCGAAAGAAATCATCCCCCGTTCCTtgtggattcgaccctactcaccattacactaattttatttaaagagtaggaatttaagttttgtggctcaacgacagcacaccaaatTTTGGCGTTGTTGACGGGGAACGATGCAAGGTTAGCCAATGGATCGCTGCATTACCGAACTGATTACACAAAAATAGCCatcagttgggtatgagcagttgcggtattttgatcatatctctcAACTACGTTAttggaatgaagcgattcagtatgcattgaaaggaaaaaacaatgatctacaaatcatatttagaagtcaaagtctgaatcgaaacttaagatgctgataaataacgatgaagctactggttctgcacaaactgactGATTTCAGCACAACAGCGGAAACTGAACCAATTGAACttaaccagaccagttgaaactgaactgaactagaccagttgaactgaaccagctgaaacTTAAttagttgaccagagttgatcAGCTAACCAGTTTAAGCTCGGGAAAATGTACAGCAAGGataatttgaccgttgcaatttcaaaaacagtacagaaactttccaaacggtcatattcttgtatctaacgtatatattattgttggagcctataaatacaatatcttgaagatcaaacaagagcttttgaaggagATTCAAAGCATCGGCAGCtagcatgaagaaatctgcTATTTGATTGCACAAGCCCAATAGTCACTCATTTTATTACCAAACTCCCACCCAAACCCTAGCCTCCTCACTCCCTCTCAGCCGCACCTCTCACACACTCACACCAGAAGGTTTCGGCTCATTTTCAAGGAGATTTCAGTAGGATCATCTTCCCGTCCCTCCGATGTTCGTCTCTCGCTTCTTTGGTTTGATTTTCCGAGCGTTTAGACACAAAGGCACGTCCTATACCTTTTTTTTCTCATCGATCACATCATGATATGTATAATGAACGATTTTGCATGATAATTAATATATACGCTATTATGCATCgattttatatggtttttacatgaaaaataCATGATAATTTGTCTTGCTTCTCACATTTTTGATATGGTTGAATGGGCTGCTAGATTTTTGTTGGTTATGGGAAGATCTACATGAGGTTTAGAGAGGGTTTAGGTGAAGGCAACATATTTGGAATGAGTCATGGTAGGAGGTCGATCAGATTTCTTGATTATGGCTCGGTTTTGACTAGATCGAGTGACAGGATGTGAGCTGCGGTGCAAGGGCCGTTCCAAGCCTTGGATCATACCTTGGTGGGTCTAATACATGGCCGAAGGTGGCTCGATTACTGCTGGTCATGGTCGAAGGGCCGATCGAGGAAGCTAGGCGTGGTTGTGGCTTGGTTTTGGGGTGTTCGGGTGAATCGCGCACAACCGTATGCATGGGGCTACGGGCCATGGCTAGATCAGTCCAGAAGGGTCCAGTGGTGGGCTTGGAAGGGCTGGTGAGGGTCTGGTCCAAGGTGGTTTGATCTAGGGTCGAGAGTTTGAGGTTTGGGCAATGCTAGGGTTTTAGCCCTTTAAGtgcagaaaattccagcaaTTTCTATGTGCATTTTGAGGGTCTTAAAAGGTTTGTTCTAGGTGGTTTAAGGTCTAATAGGGCGTGGTTAAGTCATGGTTTATGTTTGGGAAAGTTTGGTTGCGTTTCGGtttgattcggattaaaaccgagACTCCAGTCCAAGTTTTACAACGAAGTATAGAATTTAATGCATGGCCTCGAGTTTACATCTGAGAAatgattataattattatttaaggtGTTTTAATAAGTGTGGATAGActcggatcgaaattttaaggtccaggggtaaaatggaaAAATTAAGGTTTGAGGTGTAAAATTGACaaattagggtttcaggggcaaaatggtcattttgcacttgAATCGAGTTAGCAGTTCTGTTAGTGCCCCGATAAcgaaaaataaatgtttaaaatgtttatttcgcTTGAATATGGAGTTTTtatgtaaatgctgaaaatatgttgcatgcttggtttcaataaaatatacgtatttgcattaattttataagtgatgaatatgatgacatttttgaaggaggtgacttggttgtgactaatacaaacacgaaaatgaacatgaaacatgtaaggccagggctcagttgacgggtgagaatGTCGCCGATGTCCCCTccgcctggtaccatggttatacatagatggatccatcgcacAGCACCTGATACgtaagtcacaactaattatctgaattcaataaagtaaaaatgaatacgtttatgatgacatgatttgaataTGTTTATCTTTATCTGTATGGTTATGTATATGGGCATGTTTAAGAAATATCatgaaagttattttaattacaattcttttcactgttgcttgatatgtatatgtactgtGTTATAAcagttcaggtgtgttgagtctttagactcactagatgtgattgatGCAAGTGAGCAATTTGTTGATGAGGAGATTGGAGGTGCTGATGACTGAGTGGACTGGGATGGTGGCACACTGGAAGCCCGAGGACCTTGCGTTACTTCTGCATCTCATGATTTTAAGaggatttttttaaacaattttaaaaagttgaggattttattattttgagggTTTTTGGGCAAATTTTATTATGCTTGGTATTTTACTTTTAACAGTAACGTTTCAAACGATTACACTCTTGtagagggttgtgccaccacCAGCTTCAGAAGCTCAGTtatcaagcctcaagtctgtaaggtTACAtgctttaaatgttttaaatatttttaatga
Proteins encoded in this window:
- the LOC140988701 gene encoding uncharacterized protein, encoding MNLKSTQMGNPNFQQSNQTAPVLTHFSHPHALKISNTSVSQCSACKLEASGAAYSCTVCSFTLHKKCYDLPQKIKHGFDQAHVLSLQPTPVYPEGVFKCDACGIQGDGFSYHCSPCGTDLHSICASLPMILTHNCHQHQLSMTFSAPYAGNAFSCDICKRVGSKTWLYRCNSCEFDVHLTCVAKIPSSTPHKHQMIPQSPQHNLPRSISDRPNMYTHNTGVHGVARPPHHSASMGNPQNQFVTTPYSAAAMGQPYPAAVTPMSSVPYNNFGQPATYGPATPPNGSGNQILGNVANGIASGISQATAQAMIQGFMGGDGTAGGGSVGAGGGVVDATGGGAGTPDGSFYVDGDYGGTDLGHDAGSGDVSYY